A window of Luteolibacter flavescens contains these coding sequences:
- a CDS encoding fibronectin type III domain-containing protein: protein MKRLILALSTLAASHAATVPFESEPDLAAYTVTNLNGALTRENGIGAGNPVTGGLRYQGNSGGNDRGAVARKLVPVAQADGVWTSSILLSPREIDSSTSDKAEVRMGFAATDTTNASKPWEYFHKNNDSISLTLKAEHKPSDSKTRQIECEITNRVTSEANSMKLAVNNSAHFDDWLRLTLKMVRSGGNDFSVSYTLESLGADGTAAPVAILSSTPVTLANAPLATAASVYEGFAVKTEKSKTTSVFFDDHETVFSAVAPQSPVAAAATAVAAQGFTAGWQAPAAGVYPASYVLEVTTAANNFAPGSFLAADGTPGQAAGIPVSGLSQAITGLSPQTAYVYRVRSVNVVGQSDPSAVTNVQTLSLTQNSPPTLDAIGNVGPFSLSQSTVVIPLTGISAGGETDQTVTVSATSSNPAIATASVSHTSPADTGSLTLTMGDTEGTATITVTANDGQAADHTTTRTFTVTLRNPPAVLGFESAADLDDLAVTTNANLVHTWQAGAGAGDPASGGIVVSSSSTSGDHGFVGWRKQGHPLAGSSLLRTSILFNPSQVDDATSDEAKLELRVGFIPTLTLNASKPHEFLHKSNQAISVVIKAEHKPSDASKSRKIEAEIGNADGSGDETKAGKLTLLNSASMNNWLRVSLTLVPAGGSTFLASYQLEDLGEHGTSTPVVIMESGPFSFTNAAMGSAADLYAAYAGKLDKQLTYLRLDDHRSVAQTDPPSAPQAAAATQVTASSFQANWQPAGEVYPAGWIVEVVPDGASFTAGNFISATGSTGQAAGIILTESTARTLRISGLAAGTGYRYRVIGTNPNGSSDASGEIAVTTLAAGMNARPTLAAIANPAPIAINGAQQTVALSGITSGGEEGQTLSVTATSSNPGLIPNPVASYTSPATTGSLAFTPVPGVVGNAVITVTVSDGASNNATYQRTFTVIVVDPDPVIDFDDPADLNAIAITTSNATLTHAPAGGTSSSGGLAFVGSTSNDRVAFAVRPTAFDAASASYLMTSIDFNAAEVLNVTSGKDKGEIRLGFLGNATPNANNPKDTMNKTHPSLGVKFSIEEDTTSSDKRRKVEAEVFSWNGSTENKGEKLSLNNVAQAGNWFRITLLAVRSGASQFAVSYTVDDMGVDGAGFVSRLIESTPMTIAAASLAADSSVFSAFTVMDEKGSTSTIKLDRFASVVSTTAPEAPATLTATDITEEGFTVNWSAPLTGAFAEGYIVEIVDANAAFLPGNFYGEDGKNDHDEGILVTNPFAEDLPVYVLDNMTSYRVRVRSYGEAPAYEESMALNSTRVTTTFGPGLEYAAWREQAFGANASDPLIAGPDADPDHDGMSNLLEYALGFDPNASDAHLMPKANINGPYLSITYKRRHNVTGVIYQAAATGDLADWHPEQTVEKSVSAPDADGMETVVVEDLYPKGNFPKRFLRVSVNLAD from the coding sequence ATGAAACGACTGATCCTAGCCCTCAGCACCCTCGCGGCCTCCCACGCCGCCACGGTGCCCTTCGAATCCGAGCCGGACCTCGCGGCCTACACGGTCACGAACCTCAATGGTGCGCTCACCCGCGAGAACGGCATCGGTGCCGGCAATCCCGTCACCGGCGGCCTTCGCTACCAAGGCAACTCCGGCGGCAACGACCGCGGCGCGGTGGCCCGCAAGCTGGTCCCCGTGGCCCAGGCGGACGGTGTGTGGACCTCGTCCATCCTGCTCAGCCCGCGCGAGATCGACAGTTCCACTTCGGACAAGGCCGAGGTGCGCATGGGCTTCGCCGCCACCGACACGACGAATGCCTCCAAGCCGTGGGAATACTTCCACAAGAACAACGACTCGATCAGCCTGACGCTGAAGGCCGAGCACAAGCCCTCCGACAGCAAGACGAGGCAGATCGAGTGCGAGATCACGAACCGCGTCACCTCCGAGGCGAACTCGATGAAGCTGGCGGTGAACAACAGCGCCCACTTCGATGACTGGCTCCGCCTGACCTTGAAGATGGTCCGCTCCGGCGGAAATGATTTTTCCGTGAGCTACACGCTCGAGAGCCTCGGCGCGGACGGCACCGCCGCTCCTGTCGCCATCCTGAGCTCCACGCCGGTCACTCTGGCGAATGCGCCGCTCGCCACCGCCGCCAGCGTTTACGAGGGCTTCGCGGTGAAGACGGAGAAGTCGAAGACGACCTCGGTGTTCTTCGACGATCACGAGACGGTGTTCTCCGCCGTGGCGCCACAGTCACCCGTCGCCGCGGCTGCCACCGCCGTCGCCGCACAGGGCTTCACCGCAGGATGGCAGGCACCCGCCGCCGGCGTCTATCCCGCCTCCTACGTGCTGGAAGTGACCACCGCCGCGAACAACTTCGCGCCGGGCTCCTTCCTCGCCGCGGACGGCACCCCCGGCCAGGCAGCAGGCATCCCGGTCAGCGGTCTTTCCCAAGCCATCACCGGCCTCTCGCCACAGACCGCCTACGTCTATCGCGTCCGCTCCGTGAACGTGGTGGGCCAGAGCGATCCCTCCGCCGTCACGAACGTCCAGACGCTCTCGCTCACCCAGAATTCCCCTCCGACGCTGGATGCGATCGGAAACGTGGGACCCTTCTCCCTTTCGCAAAGCACGGTGGTCATCCCGCTCACCGGCATTTCCGCAGGTGGCGAGACCGACCAGACCGTCACCGTCTCGGCCACCTCCAGCAATCCCGCGATCGCGACGGCCAGCGTGAGCCACACCTCGCCCGCGGACACCGGGTCCCTCACGCTCACAATGGGAGACACCGAGGGCACGGCCACCATCACCGTCACCGCGAATGACGGCCAGGCCGCCGACCACACCACCACCCGCACCTTCACCGTCACGCTGCGGAATCCTCCCGCGGTGCTCGGCTTTGAAAGCGCGGCGGATCTCGACGACCTCGCCGTCACCACGAATGCAAACCTCGTCCACACGTGGCAGGCAGGTGCCGGTGCGGGAGATCCCGCCTCCGGCGGCATCGTCGTTTCCAGCAGTTCCACCTCCGGCGACCATGGCTTCGTGGGCTGGCGAAAGCAGGGCCACCCGCTCGCCGGGTCCTCGCTGCTGCGCACGTCCATCCTCTTCAATCCCTCGCAGGTGGATGACGCCACCTCGGATGAGGCGAAGCTCGAGCTCCGCGTGGGCTTCATCCCCACGCTCACGCTGAATGCCAGCAAGCCCCACGAGTTTCTCCACAAGTCGAACCAGGCCATCAGCGTGGTCATCAAGGCCGAGCACAAGCCCAGTGACGCCTCCAAATCCCGCAAGATCGAAGCCGAGATCGGCAATGCCGACGGCAGCGGCGACGAGACGAAGGCGGGCAAGCTCACGCTGCTCAACAGCGCCTCGATGAACAACTGGCTGCGCGTGTCCCTCACACTCGTCCCCGCAGGCGGCTCCACCTTCCTCGCCTCCTACCAACTGGAAGACCTCGGCGAACACGGCACGTCCACGCCGGTCGTGATCATGGAGTCCGGGCCGTTCTCCTTCACGAATGCCGCGATGGGCTCCGCCGCCGACCTCTACGCCGCTTACGCGGGCAAGCTGGACAAGCAGCTCACCTACCTGCGGCTGGATGACCACCGCTCCGTCGCGCAGACCGACCCGCCGTCCGCGCCGCAGGCCGCCGCGGCCACGCAGGTGACCGCCTCCAGCTTCCAGGCAAACTGGCAACCTGCCGGTGAAGTCTATCCCGCCGGATGGATTGTCGAGGTCGTGCCGGACGGTGCTTCCTTCACTGCAGGCAATTTCATCTCGGCCACCGGATCCACGGGGCAGGCCGCAGGCATCATTCTCACGGAAAGCACCGCACGCACGCTGCGCATCTCCGGTCTCGCCGCGGGCACCGGCTACCGCTACCGCGTCATTGGCACGAATCCGAATGGGTCCAGCGATGCCTCCGGCGAGATCGCCGTGACCACCCTGGCCGCCGGCATGAATGCTAGGCCGACGCTCGCCGCGATCGCGAATCCCGCACCCATCGCCATCAATGGCGCCCAGCAGACCGTCGCGCTCTCGGGCATCACCAGCGGTGGTGAGGAAGGCCAGACGCTCAGCGTCACCGCCACCTCGTCAAATCCCGGGCTCATCCCGAATCCCGTCGCAAGCTACACGTCTCCGGCCACCACCGGCAGCCTCGCCTTCACCCCGGTTCCGGGCGTCGTGGGCAACGCCGTCATCACCGTGACCGTCAGCGACGGCGCTTCCAACAACGCGACCTACCAGCGCACCTTCACCGTCATCGTCGTCGATCCGGATCCGGTCATCGACTTCGATGATCCCGCGGACCTGAATGCCATCGCGATCACCACGTCGAATGCCACGCTGACCCACGCGCCTGCCGGTGGCACGTCTTCCAGCGGCGGCCTCGCCTTCGTCGGCAGCACCAGCAATGACCGCGTGGCCTTCGCCGTTCGGCCCACGGCCTTCGATGCGGCCTCGGCGTCGTATCTGATGACCTCCATCGACTTCAATGCCGCCGAGGTGCTCAATGTGACCAGCGGCAAGGACAAGGGCGAGATCCGCCTCGGCTTCCTCGGCAATGCCACGCCGAATGCGAACAACCCGAAGGACACGATGAACAAGACCCACCCCTCGCTCGGGGTGAAGTTCAGCATCGAGGAAGACACCACCAGCTCCGACAAGCGCCGCAAGGTGGAGGCGGAGGTCTTCTCCTGGAACGGTTCCACGGAAAACAAGGGCGAGAAGCTCTCCCTGAACAACGTCGCGCAGGCCGGAAACTGGTTCCGCATCACCTTGCTCGCCGTGCGTTCCGGTGCCAGCCAGTTTGCCGTGAGCTACACCGTGGACGACATGGGCGTGGATGGTGCGGGCTTCGTCTCCCGCCTCATCGAGAGCACGCCGATGACCATCGCCGCCGCATCGCTTGCGGCGGATTCGTCGGTCTTCTCTGCATTCACCGTCATGGATGAAAAGGGCAGCACCAGCACCATCAAGCTGGACCGCTTCGCCAGCGTGGTGAGCACCACCGCGCCGGAAGCCCCCGCCACCCTCACCGCCACCGACATTACCGAGGAAGGCTTCACAGTGAACTGGAGTGCTCCGCTCACCGGAGCCTTCGCCGAAGGCTACATCGTTGAGATCGTCGATGCGAATGCTGCTTTCCTCCCAGGGAACTTCTACGGAGAGGACGGCAAAAACGATCATGATGAGGGCATCCTGGTGACAAATCCCTTTGCCGAGGATCTCCCGGTCTACGTGCTGGATAACATGACGAGCTACCGCGTGCGCGTCCGTTCCTACGGCGAGGCACCCGCCTACGAGGAGAGCATGGCGCTGAACTCCACCCGCGTGACCACCACTTTCGGCCCCGGTCTCGAATACGCGGCGTGGCGGGAGCAGGCCTTCGGCGCGAATGCCTCGGATCCCCTCATCGCGGGACCTGATGCCGACCCGGACCACGATGGCATGAGCAACCTGCTGGAGTATGCGCTCGGCTTCGACCCGAATGCCTCCGACGCCCACCTGATGCCGAAGGCAAACATCAACGGCCCATATCTCAGCATCACCTACAAGCGCCGCCACAATGTCACCGGAGTGATCTACCAGGCCGCAGCCACCGGCGATCTCGCCGACTGGCATCCCGAGCAGACCGTGGAGAAATCCGTGTCCGCCCCGGACGCGGACGGCATGGAAACCGTCGTCGTGGAAGACCTCTATCCCAAGGGCAACTTCCCAAAACGCTTCCTCCGCGTCTCCGTGAATCTCGCCGATTGA
- a CDS encoding alpha/beta hydrolase gives MKTTRQTLMFTAFAPAVAATLALSSAAMAQEDHQQPVPDSSSAAKKLEREGAIVEAPVGPDGSTKKSNVTEASKPDAQMQAVLDELDALGGKPVTQLKPEDARDQPTPADAVKKVMDKLDKKGPQEVFKVEDIDIKLSGHDLKGRVYQPEGPGPFPVILYIHGGGWVLADLDTYDSTPRALSNATQALVISTDYRHAPEHKFPAAHEDVYGAYQWVLANAGQWGGDTKRTAVVGESAGGNMAVSLAMMAQAQGAQMPVHQVLVYPVATTSMSSDSYRQYPGAKPLNAPMMKWFFEQTLANKEDWDNHQINLLSAKTLKGLPSTTIITAEIDPLRSDGEALAKKLEQDGVSVAHRNYDGVTHEFFGMGAVVDKANAAVSFAAENLKQAFAGKPADKEEVGATSDTKPAE, from the coding sequence ATGAAAACCACACGTCAGACTCTTATGTTCACGGCCTTCGCTCCTGCCGTGGCCGCTACTCTTGCCCTCAGCTCCGCAGCGATGGCGCAGGAGGATCACCAGCAACCGGTGCCGGATTCTTCAAGCGCGGCGAAGAAGCTCGAACGCGAAGGTGCAATCGTGGAAGCCCCGGTCGGCCCCGACGGATCTACCAAGAAATCAAACGTGACCGAGGCCTCCAAGCCGGACGCGCAGATGCAGGCAGTGCTCGACGAGCTTGATGCACTGGGCGGCAAGCCCGTCACGCAATTGAAGCCGGAAGATGCACGCGATCAGCCAACGCCCGCGGATGCCGTGAAGAAGGTGATGGACAAGCTCGACAAGAAGGGACCGCAAGAGGTCTTCAAAGTCGAGGACATCGACATCAAGCTGTCAGGGCACGATCTCAAGGGCCGTGTCTATCAGCCGGAGGGTCCGGGTCCTTTTCCCGTGATCCTCTACATCCACGGCGGCGGTTGGGTGCTCGCGGACCTCGATACCTATGACTCCACGCCACGTGCGCTGAGCAATGCGACGCAGGCGCTGGTGATCTCCACCGACTACCGCCATGCGCCGGAGCACAAGTTCCCGGCCGCGCACGAGGACGTCTATGGAGCCTACCAGTGGGTGCTGGCGAATGCGGGCCAATGGGGCGGCGACACGAAGCGCACGGCCGTGGTAGGCGAGAGCGCCGGCGGGAACATGGCAGTGTCGCTTGCCATGATGGCACAGGCTCAGGGAGCCCAAATGCCCGTGCACCAGGTGCTGGTCTATCCGGTTGCCACCACGTCGATGTCCAGCGACTCCTACCGCCAGTACCCGGGCGCGAAACCGCTGAATGCTCCGATGATGAAGTGGTTCTTCGAGCAGACGCTCGCGAACAAGGAGGACTGGGACAATCACCAGATCAACCTCCTCTCCGCAAAGACGCTGAAGGGCTTGCCATCGACCACCATCATCACCGCGGAGATCGACCCGCTACGCTCCGACGGCGAGGCCCTCGCGAAGAAGCTGGAGCAAGACGGAGTGTCCGTTGCCCACCGGAACTACGACGGGGTGACCCACGAATTCTTCGGCATGGGTGCCGTCGTGGACAAGGCGAATGCCGCCGTGAGCTTCGCCGCGGAGAACCTGAAGCAAGCTTTTGCCGGGAAGCCGGCGGACAAGGAAGAAGTGGGGGCTACTTCCGATACAAAGCCCGCCGAGTAA
- a CDS encoding host attachment protein, with protein MRPLPSILVVADRGKVLAYLTGEDDVPRLHATTTFKEGTEKISDLVTDQAGAFPTPGGHGTSSAERLPLKEELEARCIRQIASMIEEWLAMPGVTSWGLCAPSQIHGAILEQVSRDTLERLSSKVKKDLVNASPAEVREAFGAPATVSSHS; from the coding sequence ATGAGACCGCTTCCATCAATCCTCGTCGTTGCCGATCGCGGCAAGGTGCTCGCTTATCTCACCGGTGAGGACGACGTGCCACGGCTTCATGCCACCACCACCTTCAAAGAGGGGACGGAGAAGATCTCGGATCTCGTCACGGATCAGGCGGGAGCCTTTCCCACTCCGGGTGGTCACGGCACCAGCTCCGCAGAACGGCTGCCCTTGAAGGAAGAACTGGAAGCGCGCTGCATCCGGCAGATCGCCAGCATGATCGAAGAATGGCTGGCGATGCCCGGCGTGACGAGTTGGGGCCTGTGCGCACCGTCTCAGATCCATGGCGCGATTTTGGAACAGGTGTCCCGTGACACCCTCGAAAGGCTCTCTTCCAAGGTAAAGAAGGACCTCGTGAATGCCTCGCCAGCAGAAGTTCGCGAGGCCTTCGGCGCGCCCGCCACCGTTTCCAGCCACTCCTAG
- a CDS encoding HPF/RaiA family ribosome-associated protein has protein sequence MFIQVHTDHHLRGGAEMKEEVISVVEPALSRFSSRITDLEVHLSDQNGEKGGEKDMRCAMEARLAGLPPLGVSHSDNSLSEAIEGAAERLERLIEHHLGKIAARH, from the coding sequence ATGTTTATCCAAGTTCACACCGACCACCACCTGCGCGGCGGCGCGGAAATGAAGGAAGAAGTCATCTCCGTGGTGGAGCCAGCACTCTCGCGTTTCAGCTCGAGGATCACCGACCTGGAAGTCCATCTCAGTGATCAGAATGGTGAAAAAGGCGGCGAGAAGGACATGCGCTGCGCGATGGAGGCCCGTCTCGCCGGGCTGCCTCCTCTCGGAGTGAGCCACTCGGACAACTCGCTCTCCGAGGCCATCGAAGGCGCTGCGGAACGTTTGGAGCGCCTCATCGAACACCACCTAGGCAAGATCGCGGCGCGTCACTGA
- a CDS encoding DUF4235 domain-containing protein: MKPRSTKHLALKIAALALPALADRLTRRLAARGFTGVTGQQPPRNPAVPFVTWKEAILWTAIAGAMGGVARMASRKALAGKLPVET, translated from the coding sequence ATGAAACCCCGATCCACGAAACATCTCGCATTGAAGATCGCCGCTCTCGCACTGCCCGCCCTGGCGGACCGCCTCACACGCAGGCTGGCCGCGCGCGGATTCACCGGAGTGACCGGCCAGCAGCCTCCGCGCAATCCCGCCGTGCCCTTCGTCACGTGGAAGGAGGCGATCCTCTGGACCGCGATCGCCGGTGCGATGGGCGGCGTTGCCCGCATGGCCTCGCGCAAGGCTCTGGCCGGGAAGCTGCCGGTGGAGACTTGA
- a CDS encoding FAD-dependent oxidoreductase — MAGDTDAREMEVELQNLPLWLDLPDGPAFPTLAEDTETGVLVIGGGITGVTAAWLLAREGRRVTLLERETIGARDSGHTTAHLTYLTDTRLPKLVDTLGKDDARLAWEAGRDAMAMIRSAVESLGIGCGFAVVPGYLALDDEEDQSMGGIALRREEELMLELGFDVVMDGVNPVTGTAAIRFREQMKFHPLKYLRALAADAVKHGAKIHEHTSVDEFHDDPKRVIAGGHEVRYDKVIIATHVPLQGTAQTMGAALFQSKLFPYSSYAVCVRIPADGVKELIWSDTAEPFRYVRMEAGEGGEAQVILGGEDHKTGQESDPDECFARLEEWLTKWIPDAEVTHRWSGQVIETVDGLPYIGETVQDQFVATGFSGNGFTYGTAAAMMALAWVRGEEHAWSKLFAPGRKTPLSLKEYLKENADATLRMIRDWLKTPDGHPQLLEPDEGRVMEHNGERVAAYRDPEGELHLCSAVCPHLGCVVAWNAAERTWDCPCHGSRFGATGKVIAGPAEKDLKDLTGVAL, encoded by the coding sequence ATGGCTGGAGACACTGATGCGCGCGAGATGGAGGTGGAACTGCAGAACCTGCCCCTGTGGCTGGATCTGCCGGATGGTCCGGCATTCCCCACGCTCGCAGAGGACACGGAGACCGGGGTGCTGGTCATCGGCGGGGGCATCACGGGGGTCACGGCGGCGTGGCTTCTCGCGCGGGAAGGACGGCGGGTCACGCTGCTGGAGCGGGAGACCATCGGCGCACGCGACTCGGGCCACACCACGGCGCACCTCACCTACCTGACGGACACGCGCCTGCCGAAGCTGGTGGACACGCTGGGAAAGGATGATGCCCGCCTCGCGTGGGAAGCCGGTCGCGATGCGATGGCGATGATCCGCAGCGCGGTGGAGTCGCTGGGCATCGGGTGCGGATTCGCTGTTGTGCCGGGCTATCTGGCGCTGGATGACGAGGAGGACCAGAGCATGGGCGGCATCGCGCTGCGGCGGGAGGAGGAGCTGATGCTGGAGCTCGGATTCGATGTGGTGATGGACGGCGTGAATCCCGTCACCGGCACCGCGGCGATCCGCTTCCGGGAGCAGATGAAATTCCACCCGCTGAAGTATCTCCGCGCACTGGCCGCGGACGCGGTGAAGCACGGCGCGAAGATCCACGAGCATACTTCCGTGGATGAATTTCACGATGATCCGAAGCGGGTGATCGCCGGCGGCCACGAGGTCCGCTATGACAAGGTGATCATCGCCACCCACGTGCCGCTGCAGGGCACGGCTCAGACGATGGGTGCCGCGCTCTTCCAGTCGAAGCTCTTTCCCTACTCCAGCTATGCGGTCTGCGTGCGCATCCCGGCGGACGGGGTGAAGGAGCTGATCTGGTCGGACACCGCGGAGCCCTTCCGATATGTCCGCATGGAGGCGGGAGAAGGCGGCGAGGCTCAGGTCATCCTCGGTGGCGAGGATCACAAGACCGGCCAGGAGAGTGATCCGGACGAGTGCTTCGCTCGGCTGGAGGAGTGGCTCACGAAATGGATTCCGGATGCGGAAGTGACGCATCGCTGGAGCGGCCAGGTGATCGAGACGGTGGACGGGCTGCCCTATATCGGCGAGACGGTGCAGGATCAGTTCGTCGCGACAGGCTTTTCCGGGAATGGCTTCACCTACGGCACGGCGGCGGCGATGATGGCGCTGGCTTGGGTGCGCGGTGAGGAGCATGCGTGGTCGAAGCTCTTCGCTCCCGGACGCAAGACGCCGCTGTCGCTGAAAGAGTATCTAAAGGAGAACGCGGACGCCACGCTGCGCATGATCCGCGATTGGCTGAAAACGCCCGACGGTCACCCCCAGCTCCTGGAGCCCGACGAGGGCCGGGTGATGGAGCACAATGGCGAGCGGGTGGCCGCCTATCGGGATCCGGAGGGCGAGCTGCACCTGTGCAGTGCGGTATGCCCGCATCTCGGCTGTGTCGTGGCGTGGAATGCGGCGGAGCGCACGTGGGACTGCCCCTGCCATGGCTCGCGCTTCGGCGCGACAGGCAAGGTGATCGCAGGACCCGCCGAGAAGGACCTCAAGGACCTGACCGGAGTGGCACTCTAA
- a CDS encoding hybrid sensor histidine kinase/response regulator, whose protein sequence is MASSDQPVESIHPGELEKALRDARSRLDTTLAAAEIGTWEYDVVNNLVTADPNMARIFGIDESIATTGAPIEEYIRSIHPDDVEGVLSEIGRGIDSGDRYEAEYRLIGSDGTIRWVVARGRITRDDAGRAIRLPGVVVDITPQRLAELELRATHSRWHLALESAGLGAWNIDPATMTMRTDNRFRMIFHGSIAPISYEQSFAALHPDDAARVRDAVAASVDPESAVPYSEEYRVIHPDGSVHWVASKGRANFEGTGASRRLVSFDGTVSDITERKNAEAEHRKTETALRELAAKLSEADRRKDEFLATLAHELRNPLAPIRTGLEVMRMSGDKPEVVERLRRMMEQQTTQLVRLIDDLMDMSRITSGKIQLSSGSILLAPVIHSAIDAVQSAIDQAGHRLEIDLPASTPPVTGDPARIAQVVSNLLTNAVRYTNPGGTISLSVAAADGQAVIRVKDNGIGISPDMLEAVFEMFRQTDQVGQRSRGGLGIGLTLVQRLVDLHGGSVQALSDGLGHGSEFVVRLPLCTREDSGEASIAGPEMPPPAPRRILVVDDNLDAAETLSLSLTIGGNEVRTAHDGEDCIAAAAAFLPDIILMDIGMPRMDGYEAAREIRRQPWSTGMVLVALTGWGQESDRDKTRDAGFDHHLVKPVEPAALMDLMRSLEKETPL, encoded by the coding sequence TTGGCATCTTCCGATCAGCCCGTCGAAAGCATCCACCCAGGCGAACTGGAAAAGGCGCTCCGCGACGCCCGGTCACGGCTGGATACCACCCTGGCCGCCGCCGAGATCGGGACCTGGGAATACGATGTGGTGAACAACCTCGTCACCGCGGACCCGAACATGGCCCGCATCTTCGGCATCGACGAGTCCATCGCCACCACCGGCGCGCCCATCGAGGAGTACATACGCTCCATCCATCCGGACGATGTCGAGGGCGTGCTCTCGGAGATCGGCCGTGGCATCGACTCCGGGGACCGCTACGAGGCGGAATACCGTCTCATCGGCAGCGACGGCACCATCCGCTGGGTGGTCGCCCGCGGGAGGATCACGCGGGATGATGCCGGCCGCGCCATACGCCTGCCCGGCGTGGTGGTGGACATCACGCCGCAGCGTCTCGCGGAGCTGGAGCTGCGCGCCACCCACTCGCGCTGGCACCTCGCACTGGAGTCCGCAGGGCTCGGGGCATGGAACATCGACCCCGCCACCATGACCATGCGGACGGACAACCGCTTCCGCATGATCTTCCACGGTTCGATCGCGCCCATCAGCTATGAGCAGAGCTTTGCCGCCCTGCACCCCGACGATGCCGCGCGGGTGCGGGATGCTGTTGCCGCCTCGGTGGACCCGGAGTCCGCGGTGCCCTATTCGGAGGAATACCGTGTCATCCACCCCGATGGCTCCGTGCATTGGGTGGCGTCGAAGGGGCGGGCGAATTTCGAGGGGACCGGCGCGTCACGCAGGCTCGTCAGCTTCGACGGCACGGTGAGCGACATCACCGAGCGGAAGAATGCGGAGGCCGAGCATCGCAAGACCGAGACCGCCCTGCGCGAACTCGCGGCGAAGCTATCCGAAGCGGATCGCCGCAAGGATGAATTCCTCGCCACCCTCGCCCACGAGCTCCGCAACCCGCTCGCGCCGATCCGCACCGGCCTGGAGGTGATGCGCATGTCGGGCGACAAGCCGGAGGTGGTGGAAAGGCTCCGTCGCATGATGGAGCAGCAGACCACCCAGCTCGTCCGTCTCATCGATGACCTCATGGACATGTCCCGCATCACCAGCGGGAAGATCCAGCTCAGCTCCGGGAGCATCCTGCTGGCCCCGGTGATTCACTCGGCCATCGATGCGGTGCAGTCGGCCATCGATCAGGCGGGCCACCGCCTGGAGATCGATCTGCCCGCTTCCACCCCGCCCGTCACCGGCGATCCCGCGCGGATCGCCCAAGTGGTGTCGAATCTCCTGACGAATGCCGTGCGCTACACGAATCCCGGAGGCACCATCTCGCTCTCGGTGGCCGCCGCGGACGGACAGGCCGTCATCCGCGTGAAGGACAATGGCATCGGCATCTCGCCGGACATGCTGGAGGCCGTTTTCGAGATGTTCCGTCAGACGGACCAGGTGGGACAACGCAGCCGCGGCGGGCTTGGCATCGGCCTCACGCTGGTGCAGCGCCTCGTGGATCTCCATGGCGGCTCCGTCCAGGCCTTGAGCGACGGCCTCGGGCACGGCAGCGAATTCGTCGTCCGCCTGCCGCTTTGCACCCGGGAGGATAGCGGCGAAGCTTCCATTGCCGGGCCTGAGATGCCGCCTCCGGCACCACGGCGCATCCTCGTCGTGGACGACAATCTGGATGCGGCGGAGACGCTCTCGCTTTCCCTCACCATCGGCGGGAACGAAGTCCGCACTGCCCATGATGGCGAGGACTGCATCGCTGCCGCCGCTGCCTTCCTGCCGGACATCATCCTCATGGACATCGGCATGCCGCGCATGGACGGCTACGAGGCCGCCCGGGAGATCCGCCGCCAGCCCTGGAGCACCGGCATGGTGCTCGTCGCCCTCACCGGCTGGGGCCAGGAAAGCGACCGCGACAAGACGCGCGACGCCGGTTTCGATCATCATCTGGTGAAGCCCGTGGAGCCCGCCGCGCTGATGGACCTGATGCGCAGCCTTGAGAAGGAGACGCCGCTCTAA